The following proteins are encoded in a genomic region of Garra rufa chromosome 22, GarRuf1.0, whole genome shotgun sequence:
- the vstm4b gene encoding V-set and transmembrane domain-containing protein 4 — translation MKISAVLTALLTNILLEHVCSAINVTVTPSPFTVVAEGQNITLSCQVSQRRRSANLPVVRWMFQPESGGEELLVVRVNMQKAKFYGNYTKSFRKPKMKLTVVKQGKIYNLLIMNISEQDRGLYSCRVQEFKKHQERWKASTNSSASTHLRVHVLPAGKPKEELWSLFEDVYLCAVLVCCVGLLCMCMFTIAVSCQYLQRKRRLKENYHLVKSPQNSSGETVTSVVSLSPALPKKVRRYKKNKSMEQPDVPPEIPAKAPIADKIRKPKLLKPQPRKVVLPKIAEESLTYAELELMKPLPEAKASKTGTVYAQILFEDKPV, via the exons ATGTATGCTCAGCTATCAATGTCACAGTCACTCCATCTCCGTTCACTGTGGTGGCAGAGGGACAAAACATCACCTTGTCCTGTCAGGTGAGCCAGCGGCGGCGGTCGGCGAATCTGCCAGTGGTGCGCTGGATGTTTCAGCCGGAATCGGGAGGAGAGGAGCTGCTGGTGGTGCGGGTGAACATGCAGAAAGCGAAATTCTACGGAAACTACACCAAGAGCTTCCGCAAGCCCAAAATGAAACTGACAGTGGTGAAACAGGGCAAGATATACAACCTCCTCATCATGAACATCAGCGAACAGGACAGGGGTCTTTACAGCTGCAGGGTCCAAGAGTTCAAGAAGCATCAGGAACGATGGAAAGCTTCCACCAACAGCTCGGCCTCCACGCATCTCCGAG TCCATGTTCTCCCAGCCGGCAAACCAAAGGAGGAACTGTGGAGTCTGTTTGAAG ATGTGTATCTGTGTGCTGTGCTGGTGTGTTGTGTTGGGCTCTTGTGCATGTGCATGTTCACTATAGCTGTGAGCTGTCAGTATCTGCAGAGGAAGAGACGATTAAAAG AAAACTATCATTTGGTGAAGAGCCCACAGAACAG TTCAGGCGAGACGGTCACTAGTGTGGTCAGTCTCTCTCCAGCTCTTCCCAAAAAGGTGCGGAGGTACAAGAAAAATAAAAGCATGGAGCAGCCAGACGTACCACCAGAGATACCAGCTAAAG CCCCTATTGCAGACAAAATCCGAAAGCCGAAGCTTTTAAAACCTCAGCCCAGAAAAGTGGTTTTG CCCAAAATTGCAGAGGAGAGTCTGACGTACGCTGAGCTGGAACTCATGAAGCCTCTGCCTGAAGCCAAGGCCTCAAAGACAGGAACAGTGTACGCTCAGATACTCTTTGAGGACAAGCCTGTGTAG